GCTTGCGGGCCACGGCAAGCGTCTGCGCGGGCGACAGGCGGAACGGATCGGAATAGCCGAGCGCCAGCGCCGTGAACGAGAAGTTGTGCTGCGCGCTGTTGAAGTCGAGCACCTTGCCGCGATAGCGAGGATTCCACAGCTCGCGCATCGAGCGCGGCGCGGCCGGCACCTGCTTGCGATCGTAGATCAGCCCCATCGACGAATACGTGAACGGGATCGCGTAGGACGCGCCGTCCTGCACGAGGCCGCCGATCGTCGCGAGCTGCTGGAAATTCGGCAACTGCCGCCGCCGGTTCGCGATGCGCGACAGGTCGATCGGCGCAAGCAGGTGTTCATGCGCATAGCGCTGGATCTCGGCCGTGTTCGCGGCCAGCACGTCGTACGGCGGCGGCGACGCGCTGTGCAACCGCGTCCACAGCGCTTCGTCGGAATCGACCAGCGTCACCTCGACACGCACATGAAACTGCGCCTCGAATGCGCTGACGATATCGCTGTCCGCATAACCGGGCCAGGCCAGCACGCGCAGCACGTTGTCGTTGACGGTTTCGGGAGAGGCCGCGACGGCCGGCGGAACGGGCGCCAGTAAGCCAAGCGTCAGCATGACAAGCAGCGTGCGCACGGCGCCGCGGGCGCGCGCGCGTGCACCGATTCCCCTGATCAATCGCACCCCGCGTGAATCGCCCGGCTGCATTCGACTGTCCTTTTTCGAGTCGATGCGATATCCCGCAACGAGACCATAAAACGCAGGGTCACGCAATCGGAACAAGCCGCACGTCACGCATATTCGCAGGCCTCACGGCTGAATGCGACCCAATTACACGAGCCCGCGTCGGGCCGCGAACACACGAACACACGAACACGCGGAGACGCGGAGACACGGAGACGCGGAGACGCGAATACGAACGTCAGCGCCAGGCCTGCGTGAATTCGGCGATCACGCGCGACAGGTGGGCGCGCATCGCGTCGCGCGCACTGGCCGCGTCGCGCGCCATGATCGCCGCGAAGATCCGCTGGTGATCCTCCTGCGACGCCTCGCGCAGCGCGGGCGAGTGAAAGTGCTCCTCGATCTTGTCCCACAGCGGATCGGCGCGCGCGCAATCCCACATCGCCGTGACCATGTGCAGCAGCACCGTGTTGCCGGTCGATTCCGCGATGCGCAGGTGGAACTGGCGATCGGCCGCGTCATATGCGGCCTTGTCGTTCATCTGTTCGCGCATCGTCGTCAGCGAGAAAAACAGGCGGTCGAGATCGCCATCCTTGCGCTCGGTCGCCGCGAGCGCCGCGACTTCCGCCTCGATCAGCCCGCGCGCGCGCAGCGTCTCGATCGGCCCGGGGCCGCGCGGTACTTCGAACGTGACCGGCCGCGCGGCGTCGGCCGCCGACACGTAGATGCCCGAGCCGATCCGCACCTCGACGACCCCCTGCACCTCGAGCGCGATGATCGCCTCGCGCACTTGCGTACGGCTCACGCCGAACTGGTCGGCCAGACTGCGCTCCGACGGCAGTCGTGCGCCGGCTTCGAACGCGCCGGCGGCCACCATCGCGTGAATCTGCCGCGCAAGGCCGATATAGGAGCGGTCCGCGGCATCGGTGTCGCGGCTGGCGGGCAGGCTGGAAAGGTCGGTCATCGAAAGGCTCGCAACAGGCTGGCCGGCGCCGCTGCGGCGTCGGATCGACAAAATGGTACACCAATTTGGCTGCGCCGCCGGTTCGACCGATCGACCAGCCTATGCTTGCCACTTCCAGAAATGCATCACGGGTGATCGCTTGCCTGACAACTGGTAAACCACTATCCCACGCAACTGGCATACCAATCATAATCCGCACACCGACGACGGCCCGGCACGCCGCCGCCCCGCTCGTCCGACGCATGAACCGCCAGCCAGGAGCCTTTCCAGTGAAGATGTCTTTCCGTTGGTACGGCGAGTCCGATCCGGTCTCGCTGCAATACATCCGCCAGATCCCCGGCGTCACGCATATCGTGTCCGCGATCTACGACGAACCCGTGGGCGAGGTCTGGCCCGCGCACAAGATCGACGCGCTGAAGGCGACGATCGAGCGCGCCGGCCTGCAGTTCGACGTCGTCGAATCGGTACCGGTGCACGAGGACATCAAGCTCGGCAAGCCAACCCGCGACCGCCTGATCGACCACTACCGGCAAACGATCCGCCATCTCGGCGCGGCCGGCATCCGCGTCGTCTGCTACAACTTCATGCCCGTGTTCGACTGGACCCGCACCGAGCTGTCGAAGACACTCGACGACGGCTCGACCTGCCTCGCGTTCAGCACCGACGCGGTCGACCGGATCGATCCGAACGACGGCATCGCGCTGCCCGGCTGGGATTCGAGCTACCGGCCCGAACAGTTGCAGGCGCTGCTCGCCGACTACCGCGACGTCGACGAGAACGCGCTGTGGGCCAATCTCGAATACTTCCTGAAGGCGATCATTCCGGTCGCCGAGGAAGCCGGCGTGAAGATGGCGATCCATCCCGACGATCCGCCGCGCCCGATCTTCGGGCTGCCGCGCATCGTGAAGAACCGCGACGATCTCGCGCGGATCGTGCGCATCGTCGACTCGCCCGCGAACGGGCTGACGCTGTGCTCGGGCTCGCTCGGCGCGGGCCCCGAGAACGACGTCGAAGCGCTCGTGCGCGAGTTCGGCGCGATGGGCCGCATCCATTTCGCGCACATCCGCAACGTGAAGGTCGACGCGAACGGCGATTTCGAGGAAACCGCGCATCTGTCGAGCTGCGGCTCGCTCGACATCGCCGCGATCGTGAAGGCGTACCACGACACCGGCTTCACCGGCTACGTGCGCCCCGACCACGGCCGCATGATCTGGGGCGAGACGGGCAAGCCCGGCTACGGCCTCTACGACCGCGCGCTCGGCGCCGTCTACCTGAACGGCCTGTGGGAAGCGCTGGCGAAGTTCGACCGCACCCCGCAAGCATCGCGGTAATCCGCCCTTCGAGGCGGCCGGCGCAGCGGATCGCCGGTCGCCCGTCACGACATTCCGCGCGGAGACACCGCCATGCCACGCATTCGATGGGTCATGATCCTGATGTGCTTCCTGGCCAACGTCATCAACTTCATCGATCGCGCGAACCTCGCGATCGCGGCGCCCAGCATCCGTGCCGACCTCGGGCTCGACGCGGTCGGCATGGGGCTCGTGCTGAGCGCGTTCTTCTGGACCTATGCGTTCCTGCAATTGCCGGCCGGCTGGTTCATCGACAAGGTCGGCGTACGCATGAGCCTCGCGCTGGCCGTCGGCTGGTGGTCGGTATTCACCGTCGCGACGGGCGCCGCGCGCGGCCTCGCGCAACTCGTCGGCGTGCGGCTGATGCTCGGCGTCGGCGAAGCGGCCGCGATCCCGTCGTTCGCGAAGGTCGCGTTCAACTGGTTCCCGCGCAGCGAGCGCGGCCTGGCCAGCAGCATCTTCGACAGCGGCTCGCGCGTCGGCTCCGCGCTGTCGCTGCCGCTCGTCGCGTGGCTGATCTCGCTCGTCGGCTGGCGCGGGTCGTTCGTGATCACGGGCGGCATCGGCATCGTCTGGGCGCTCGCGTGGTGGTTCGTCTATCGCGACCCGGAACGCTATCGCGCGGTCGCGCCGGACGCCGTCGATGCGCTG
This is a stretch of genomic DNA from Burkholderia cenocepacia. It encodes these proteins:
- a CDS encoding PotD/PotF family extracellular solute-binding protein, whose protein sequence is MQPGDSRGVRLIRGIGARARARGAVRTLLVMLTLGLLAPVPPAVAASPETVNDNVLRVLAWPGYADSDIVSAFEAQFHVRVEVTLVDSDEALWTRLHSASPPPYDVLAANTAEIQRYAHEHLLAPIDLSRIANRRRQLPNFQQLATIGGLVQDGASYAIPFTYSSMGLIYDRKQVPAAPRSMRELWNPRYRGKVLDFNSAQHNFSFTALALGYSDPFRLSPAQTLAVARKLIDLRRNLLTYYTLPEEATALFVQHRAALMFGNYGTQQVEQLRRAGADVGYVIPDEGALAWLDCWAVTRGAQRPELAFAWINYMLEPAIGALLTERQGLANTLEPPRGLDTGHQHLVWLQPVEDIARRESLWSRIVSGDRPERFGK
- a CDS encoding FadR/GntR family transcriptional regulator — its product is MTDLSSLPASRDTDAADRSYIGLARQIHAMVAAGAFEAGARLPSERSLADQFGVSRTQVREAIIALEVQGVVEVRIGSGIYVSAADAARPVTFEVPRGPGPIETLRARGLIEAEVAALAATERKDGDLDRLFFSLTTMREQMNDKAAYDAADRQFHLRIAESTGNTVLLHMVTAMWDCARADPLWDKIEEHFHSPALREASQEDHQRIFAAIMARDAASARDAMRAHLSRVIAEFTQAWR
- the uxuA gene encoding mannonate dehydratase; its protein translation is MKMSFRWYGESDPVSLQYIRQIPGVTHIVSAIYDEPVGEVWPAHKIDALKATIERAGLQFDVVESVPVHEDIKLGKPTRDRLIDHYRQTIRHLGAAGIRVVCYNFMPVFDWTRTELSKTLDDGSTCLAFSTDAVDRIDPNDGIALPGWDSSYRPEQLQALLADYRDVDENALWANLEYFLKAIIPVAEEAGVKMAIHPDDPPRPIFGLPRIVKNRDDLARIVRIVDSPANGLTLCSGSLGAGPENDVEALVREFGAMGRIHFAHIRNVKVDANGDFEETAHLSSCGSLDIAAIVKAYHDTGFTGYVRPDHGRMIWGETGKPGYGLYDRALGAVYLNGLWEALAKFDRTPQASR